A stretch of the Aegilops tauschii subsp. strangulata cultivar AL8/78 chromosome 4, Aet v6.0, whole genome shotgun sequence genome encodes the following:
- the LOC109762040 gene encoding polygalacturonase, with the protein MPPRRTSLALLAHLCVSLAAAASYSVVDYGAVADGRTDCAGAFLRAWAAACGAEGEGPAAVVVPAGEFLVSRARFSGPCRSGAVGVNIAGTVLAPVPYAGVQLWIVFQNVYGVSVVGGTLDGRGQAYWACRRAGGGSSCPASTRSLTIYRSRNVVIQGLTSVNSAGIHVTVQASTGVAIVDTVVSAPGDSPNTDGIHVKQSSDVTIRNAVIGTGDDCISMVEGSSDVWIQGVTCGPGHGISIGSLGDTPEQVAVRNITVKAVTLAGTTNGLRIKSWAKANSGLVDGVAFSDVVMRNVRNPIIVDQNYCPGNFSCPTEGSGIKITNVSYTNVEGTSATPVAVRFDCSPSRPCTGITMRNVWLGYGERRRAAESFCRNAHGVAYGQVVPPSCLADQEMFFYK; encoded by the exons ATGCCGCCACGCCGTACCAGCCTCGCTCTCCTCGCCCACCTGTGCGTGTCACTTGCCGCCGCGGCGTCCTACAGCGTCGTCGACTACGGCGCCGTGGCCGACGGCCGGACGGACTGCGCGGGGGCGTTCCTCCGCGCGTGGGCCGCGGCGTGCGGCGCGGAAGGCGAGGGCCCGGCCGCGGTGGTCGTGCCGGCAGGCGAGTTCCTGGTGTCCAGGGCGAGGTTCAGTGGGCCGTGCCGGAGCGGCGCGGTGGGCGTGAACATCGCGGGCACGGTGCTCGCGCCCGTGCCGTACGCCGGCGTGCAGCTCTGGATCGTGTTCCAGAACGTGTACGGGGTGTCCGTCGTCGGTGGCACGCTCGACGGCAGGGGCCAGGCGTACTGGGCGTGCCGGAGAGCCGGCGGCGGCTCCTCTTGCCCCGCCTCCACCAGG TCGTTGACGATCTACCGGTCGAGGAACGTGGTGATCCAAGGCCTGACGTCGGTGAACAGCGCGGGCATCCACGTCACCGTCCAGGCGAGCACCGGCGTGGCGATAGTGGACACGGTGGTGTCGGCGCCGGGGGACAGCCCCAACACGGACGGCATCCACGTCAAGCAGTCGAGCGACGTCACCATCCGGAACGCTGTCATCGGCACCGGCGACGACTGCATCTCCATGGTCGAGGGCTCGTCGGACGTCTGGATTCAGGGCGTCACGTGCGGCCCGGGGCACGGCATCAG TATTGGGAGCCTGGGTGACACGCCGGAGCAGGTGGCCGTGCGGAACATCACCGTGAAGGCTGTGACGCTCGCCGGGACGACCAACGGGCTGCGGATCAAGTCGTGGGCGAAGGCCAACAGCGGGCTCGTCGACGGCGTCGCCTTCTCCGACGTGGTCATGAGGAACGTCCGGAACCCGATCATCGTCGACCAGAACTACTGCCCCGGCAACTTCAGCTGCCCCACCGAG GGTTCGGGGATCAAGATCACCAATGTGTCATACACGAACGTCGAGGGGACGTCTGCGACGCCGGTGGCGGTGCGGTTCGACTGCAGCCCGAGCCGGCCGTGCACCGGTATCACCATGCGGAACGTCTGGCTGGGCTAcggggagcggcggcgggcggccgaGTCGTTCTGCCGGAACGCGCATGGGGTCGCGTATGGACAGGTTGTTCCGCCGAGTTGCCTGGCCGACCAGGAAATGTTTTTCTACAAGTGA